In Exiguobacterium acetylicum, the genomic stretch ATGTTGGAATCGCTGTGAATGATACGAGACCGTCCAATCCATCCGTCAAGTTGACTGCATTTGAGAAGCCGACTAACCAGAACAAGGCAACAAACGGATAGACGATACCGAAATCAAGCTCAAAATCTGTAAATGGAATCGATAGATACGTCGCATCACTCGTGAATCCACCGCTCAACCAGACGAATAACAATCCGACGACGATTTGTCCAATTAATTTTTGTTTCGAATTCAGACCAAGATTACGTTTCTTGACGACTTTGATGTAATCATCAATGAAGCCGATGACGCCATACGCAAGTGTTAAAAACAGTAACGATAATTGTGTCGTCGATAGATCGCCCATGACGACTGCACCAAGAACGCTGACGATCATCGCGACAAGGATGACGATTCCACCCATCGTCGGTGTTCCTGATTTGACCTGATGCCATTGTGGTCCTTCTTCCCGAATTTCTTGACCGAACTTCAATTGGTGTAGAAATGGAATCGCCTTTGGCATGACGAGTAGCACAACGAGAAATGCAAGAATAAGACTGATGAATAATGTGATCATAGCAGACACCCTTTTTTCAAAAATTAGTTTTCGTTCAGATAGGTTAATATCCTTTCAAGCGCCATCCCACGTGACGCTTTCAATAAGACGATTGTTCGTTCTCCGAGCAGCGGACGCAATCGTTTCGCAGCATCCTCGACGGTTGCCGCGAATTGGATTTGAACAGACGGGTCGCTGATTCCTTCAGCAATCCACGCGCCTTTCTCCCCTACTAGGATAGCATGCGAGACGGGTAACGCAATCCGCTTTCCGACCGAGGCATGTAATAAGCGTTCTTGGTCCCCTAATTCATACATATCGCCGAGGACGAGAACGCGTGTCGTATACCCTTCCAGCGCAGTGACCGTTTCAATCGCTGCATTCATTGATGTCGGACTCGCGTTATACGCATCATTGATGACCGCAGTCTCTTCAAAGAGTAATCGTTCCATCCGCATCGGTGTCAATTCAACCGCATCGAACCCCTCTTGAATCCGAGCGTCCGTCACGCCAAGTGCACGTGCTGTCGCAATCGCGTATGCTGCATTTCGGACTTGGTGTTTTCCTAACACTGGCAGATGAAAAGCGGTGCCATCGTAAGTAAAGGCCGTCCCAAAGAACGTTGCTTCCTTCGTTTCGATCCGGTACGTATTTCCGATCTGATAGCCGATCTTCTCCGCTTCGACTTCTGCGAGAAGTGGTTCGTCACCATCAACGAATAAATGACCACCTGGCTTGAGTCCGGATTGAATCTCAAGCTTCGCTTTGGCGATGCCACTGCGTCCACCGACTTGCTCCGCATGCGATTCGCCGATGTTCGTGACGAGCGCGATATCTGGCTCAGCTAGATTCGATAAGAATTCAATATCGCCAAATCCGTTCATTCCCATCTCAAGCACAGCGACTTCCGTATCAGCTGGCATCATGAGAATCGTTAATGGCATTCCGATATCCGAATTGAAGTTTCCTTGAGTCTTATGTGTCTTGAACGTCGTCTTGAGTACGCTCTCGACCATGTCCTTCGTCGATGTCTTCCCGTTTGATCCAGTGATGGCGACGATTTTAGGCGCAATCTGCATTAAGTATCGTTTTGCGATTTGTTGCAGGGCAACCAATGGTTCATCGACTTCTAAAAAGACGATATCGACGTCTGGCCGATCAATGCCTTTCTTCCATAAGGTGATGATCGCTCCTTGATTTTTTGCACCTTCAAGGAATCGATGACCATCAACGCGTGCTCCCTGAATCGGAACATAGAGACCGTCTTCCAGTTGTGCGCGTGAATCTGTTGCAAAGTGACGAACGATACGATCATCTTTGACATCGAGATGCAACCATTCAGCGAGTTGCGTAATTGTTAACATGATATATACCTCCATTCGATGACAGCAAAAGAGGACGAATGCAAAAGTCAACGAATGACTCCTGTTCGTCCTCGTCTTCCTGTAGAAATCAGGAAACTTGCTCTACCGTTACTCTTTAGGTTCAGCTAGTTCGACCGTCAACTTTCCATTTTCCTTCACTAGTGTACCAGTTCGAGCCGATTGTTTGGTTACAAAACCTTTACCGATGACGTCGAGCTTCAAATCATATAAGCTGACAAGCTTTTTGACGTCTCGTTGCGACCAACCGGTCAAATCCGGCATCTTAAACGTATTTGATGTTTTCAGCAAGACACGTTCTCCGCTGACGAATTCCTGTCCACGGGATGGAATCTGCGAAACGACTTCAGCACCATCGCCTAGGATGATCGCAACTGCCTCTTGTTCTTTTGCTAGGTCAGTCGCTTGTCGAGCACTCTTCTTGATATAACTTGGCGTGATCTTCGCTTTGACATCCACTGAATCCTTTTGCGTTTCCGGTTGGATGCTACGATACTGTAGTGCCGTATTCATGACACTTTTGAACACAGGACTCATGATGAGCGGACCAGAGACGGATGATTCGTTTTTCGATGGACGATCGACCGCGATGTACATGATCAATTCCGGATCATCTTTTGGGGCCATACCGATGAACGAGTGAATGAATTGTCCTTGAATATACTTTCCATTCTCAGAAATCTGAGCCGTTCCGGTCTTCCCAATGACCCGGTAATCTTTCAACTTATACATTTGACCTGTACCAAGCTTACTGTTGACGACACCGTCGAGTGCTTCGCGTGTTGCTTTTGCCGCTTCAGCAGAAATCGGTTTACCGACGACTTCTGTTTTCGCTCGGTATGGTGCCTTATCCGTATGATCCGCTTTTTGGATGATATGCGGTTTGACCATCTCGCCGTCTCCAGCGATTGCTGTCGCTCCTTGAAGCAATTGCATCGGCGTGACCGCAGTCGATTGCCCCCATGAGGTGATGAGCGCATTCAACGGTTTAGACAAGTCAGATTGACTATTTACTTCTCCCGAGATGTCTATACCCGTTCGTTGGTCAAAATGAAACTTCTTAAAGTAATCTTTATACCGTTCAATCCCAAGTTTTTCTGCTGTCAACTTCGAGAACATGACGTTTGAGGAGTGATAGACCCCTTCAATCATCGGGATGGTTCCCCAACCGACATCGTTATAATCCTT encodes the following:
- the mraY gene encoding phospho-N-acetylmuramoyl-pentapeptide-transferase produces the protein MITLFISLILAFLVVLLVMPKAIPFLHQLKFGQEIREEGPQWHQVKSGTPTMGGIVILVAMIVSVLGAVVMGDLSTTQLSLLFLTLAYGVIGFIDDYIKVVKKRNLGLNSKQKLIGQIVVGLLFVWLSGGFTSDATYLSIPFTDFELDFGIVYPFVALFWLVGFSNAVNLTDGLDGLVSFTAIPTFLFFGLYSWFIADEVGAACFAFSAVGALIGFLLFNAHPAKIFMGDTGSLALGAALAGLSIVLKLELLLVLIGIVFVVETLSVILQVISFKTTGKRIFKMSPIHHHFEMVGWSEWRIVGTFAGISCLMAFIAYLFV
- a CDS encoding penicillin-binding protein: MFIGRFLYLATTKQFHGEDMIAYAEKKRWESQETLGAERGEIFDRLGSPIAINVPSYHLIGVYRLGGVKDPDETIVDFKKTAEGLAPILGMTTKELETYLIENKDRSQIEFGKKGNDLTLDQKEKIDNLKLPGIRMIEEPKRYYPNGIFLSDTLGFVQKITEENGRVALQGQMGIEKQYDNALSESYGARVFEKDRSGNPLIQGASRVSNEPKDGSNLYLTIDHRIQQSLEKEMQKMYNTYKPKNATGIVMDAKTGEILAMADRPSFNPNLRDMKDFTNFAVSSRFEPGSTMKIFTLAAAIDAGVFRPNEMYKSGSYNYKGTVIKDYNDVGWGTIPMIEGVYHSSNVMFSKLTAEKLGIERYKDYFKKFHFDQRTGIDISGEVNSQSDLSKPLNALITSWGQSTAVTPMQLLQGATAIAGDGEMVKPHIIQKADHTDKAPYRAKTEVVGKPISAEAAKATREALDGVVNSKLGTGQMYKLKDYRVIGKTGTAQISENGKYIQGQFIHSFIGMAPKDDPELIMYIAVDRPSKNESSVSGPLIMSPVFKSVMNTALQYRSIQPETQKDSVDVKAKITPSYIKKSARQATDLAKEQEAVAIILGDGAEVVSQIPSRGQEFVSGERVLLKTSNTFKMPDLTGWSQRDVKKLVSLYDLKLDVIGKGFVTKQSARTGTLVKENGKLTVELAEPKE
- a CDS encoding UDP-N-acetylmuramoyl-tripeptide--D-alanyl-D-alanine ligase yields the protein MLTITQLAEWLHLDVKDDRIVRHFATDSRAQLEDGLYVPIQGARVDGHRFLEGAKNQGAIITLWKKGIDRPDVDIVFLEVDEPLVALQQIAKRYLMQIAPKIVAITGSNGKTSTKDMVESVLKTTFKTHKTQGNFNSDIGMPLTILMMPADTEVAVLEMGMNGFGDIEFLSNLAEPDIALVTNIGESHAEQVGGRSGIAKAKLEIQSGLKPGGHLFVDGDEPLLAEVEAEKIGYQIGNTYRIETKEATFFGTAFTYDGTAFHLPVLGKHQVRNAAYAIATARALGVTDARIQEGFDAVELTPMRMERLLFEETAVINDAYNASPTSMNAAIETVTALEGYTTRVLVLGDMYELGDQERLLHASVGKRIALPVSHAILVGEKGAWIAEGISDPSVQIQFAATVEDAAKRLRPLLGERTIVLLKASRGMALERILTYLNEN